Genomic window (Bradyrhizobium sp. 186):
ATTCAAACCCGATCGAGATCACCGAACCGTCCAGCCTCAACGAGCAGGCTGCGGTGGCGCTTGTGATCGCCGGTGCGCTCGTTGCGGTCGCCGACCGCCGGGTCTCGCCGGTCGAGCGCGACGAGGTGGTCCGCTTCATCAGGGATCGCAAGCTGGCGCCGCACGTCACCGACGACCGGCTGTTCGCAATATTTGATGAACTGGCGGAACGGCTCGAGGAGCCGGACTTTGCAAATGTGGTGATCGATACGCTGCGTCCGGTCTCGGACCTGCCGCTATCGACTCACCTGATGGACCTGTCGGAGCGCGTCGCCGCCGCGGACGAGGATGTGCATCCTCACGAAGTGCAGGCGATCAAGCTGTTGCGCCTGCTGACGCTGGTGTTACCGCGCGCCAAGCAGGTCGGCCCCAATGTCGCGCGCGCCGAACAGCGTGCAGCCTTCGCGGAGTGA
Coding sequences:
- a CDS encoding TerB family tellurite resistance protein, translating into MSDANHSNPIEITEPSSLNEQAAVALVIAGALVAVADRRVSPVERDEVVRFIRDRKLAPHVTDDRLFAIFDELAERLEEPDFANVVIDTLRPVSDLPLSTHLMDLSERVAAADEDVHPHEVQAIKLLRLLTLVLPRAKQVGPNVARAEQRAAFAE